tatattttgattatctaaaaaatatataacttttaaaaattaaaattaaaaaacataccTGACATGGTagtaacaataaataataaatttaaaaagtttctttggtaaaaaaaaaattagataaaacAAAAGTAACTATATAAGTAGTTtgcttatttttattaataacttaATAAATTACCTAAATTACTATCatttcttataataaaaaaagtaactatggtgaataaaataataagtatTGATATGAGTTCCTCAACCAAAACCAATTGTATCACAATACATaatttaccaaaaaattctccttaaaataatttccaAAGTCATCATCAAAGATTGTTTATTTATCTACATAACAATAAttcaattctttttttttattgttttatttttatagatcTTTTCTAGTTTTCTAAAGATgtttaagaatatttttggttcatcaaaaaaaaaggaacAAGTTCCTTCAACACAGGAATCGATACAAAAATTAAGAGAAAGTGaagaaatgttaataaagaaacaagaatttttagaaaagaaAGTTGAAGCAGAATTAAATTTAGCCAAACAACATggtacaaaaaataaaagagcTGCATTACAGGcattgaaaagaaaaaaacaatatgAAAAACAACTTGTACAATTGGATGGTGTACTTAGTACACTAGACTTTCAAAGGCAAGCACTTGAAAATGCTAATACAAATGCTAATATTTTACAAGTCTTAGGGGATGCAGCTAAAGCTTTAAAGAAAGCACACAATTCTATGGATATTGATCAGGTTCATGATTTATTGGAGGATGTTGCTGAACAAAATGAGATAGCAAATGAAATTTCTGATGCCATTAGTAATCCAGTTGGTTTAAGAAATGATATTGATGAGAGTGAGTTACTTGCTGAGTTAGAGGAACTTGAGCAAGAAGAATTAGAAAAAGCTCTTGCTGATGCTACACCTGTCATTTCTAACAAACTTCCAACTGTACCAACTCATGAAATAGCTGCCAGTCAAAATAAGAAGAAAGAGGCTGAGGCTGATTTAGATGATCTTAGGGCTTGGGCTGAATCATAAACAATTCTACTTGAGGCATTTTTTTAACCATAAcactattttttatttttattataaggtgaaaatataaaattttatttttaaataaattaattgatatatatatataaatgaaagtTAATTACAaagagaaatttttttttcttcattaaaTGTCAATTTCAAATGTCTACAATATTCAAGGATTTGATGGATGAATTtgtttacattaaaaatatttttaaaagttcatggaaattttaaattcaaatatgttataactaatcaaaaagattaatttttattttaactgaAATTAAATGGACGTCCAttttatattagaaaaatatattgaagttttaaaagaaagttatttttggaggatatattaattatttatttggcttaagaaaaatatttgagttaaaattttatttttaattaatttaattcttgttttttaataattcaaaattaaattaattatttcacatataaatttagatttttatttaaaaatttttacttaaaataaataaattataacgtttattttataatatatgttttaatatgaaagattaaaaacaaattgacCGATGGAAGTAACTAATAATTTAATCTTTCATTTTAAAGTCAAGTACTTTATTGTCAAAAATACTTTGttcattttcaattaatcgttacttttttttctattaaatttcatgttcaatatcaaaaataattttaacaaatttaatcTTCAATAAATATACTGTCTTTATCATTTGTCAAATGTAACCCATTcgttagaaaaaaaaaagttacctttagacttttaaaatatataaacttcATCAAATCTTTTTaccttttaaatttttcaatgaaTACAATTGAATTTAGTCAACCAATTAAacattcaaaaattaatgttttttgtAATGTTTGTGATGGAGATTTCACAGAAACAATTTACTCAACATTACAAAGTTTGAATATAACCAAGTTATGTGAACTTCAGGAATATTTGGTTCCAGCAATTATGGAAAAAAAGTATGACATTTTTATTGAATCACCAAAAGGGACTGGAAAAACTTTTGGCTATATTTTGCCaattgttaattatatttctaaagTTCATGAAAGTAATGATTTTGAAGATAATGGAAATCCTTTTgctataattttaatgaatgaTATTGAAATGTGTAAAAAAGTTTCATCTGAAATTACCAGATTATATTCaggttattatttttaacacaaATAAATTGACTGTTTTTTTTAGGTGCAAAAGTAATAAGAATAATTGGAAGTGAAAAAgaagttaattttattaaagaaattaataatgGATGTGATATAATTGTTGGttctattattaaattttttaaaatatttcaaccAATAAATTTTCCcttaataaatatagatatattaaaagttaaatttctTGTTATTGATGAAtgtgaaaaatttatatctaaaTATTGGGAAACTTACCTTAACACTATATGTAATGATACATTCAAAAAACAAACTTCAaaccaaataaaaattttctcaACTTGTGGCCTTGAGAATTGCAGTGCAGAGATGTTTATGGAAAAATATGCTCAAAAAGATTATGttattatgaaattttttaataaaatttctattaataaagaaaaattagtAACAACTTTTCCAATTATTAGTGAAAATTGTCCTTCAAATTATTTTccaaaagaaaatttaaatggtGAAAACAGTCAAAATTCTACGAAACACCAtggtataatattttctccATCACATAATAATATAGTAGTTAATAATTACACGAATCACCAACAATTTACATCAAATCAATCATACAAAAATCATCTATCTTTTCCAATTAGAAATCCTTTCTACATTCATAACGATGATTCTTTACGTTCAAATTgtgtaataaataaatcttgTAATGTAAGATATAATCCATTTCGAGCACAAATTGTAAATCCTTATTTAACAGTTTCTCCACAACACATTCTTAAGTTTGGTTTTGCATCtaattttcaatatcaaCAAAATACTTCACCtgaaaatcaaaataatttccATCAAACagatgattttaaaaatacaggATTGGTAAAACAATTAGATATAattgaaattaatttatttgatggatataaaactttattaactgttgtaaaacatttatttaatgaaaaaaattgctataaaataattgtatttgtTACAACGGCTGAAGGATGTAATTTTGGATCAAATTTATGTAACAAAAATGGAATACAATCAAAAATGATAACTAAGAATCTTAATATTTGTGAAACAAAAGCAAACTTGGAATATTTCAaatctaataaaaatgttgtaCTATTTGTTGAggataattataaatattccCAAATGGATGGAATACATTCTCATGttgttatttctttaaatatatcagAAACCAAAATATCCTTtgataataaagttaaatatttatgtgaTAATGATAACCAAGGTGGGATTTTCATAATTATAGGATtctcaaaaataattttacaagaGTGGATTGTAAaggaatataatttttttaatgttaaagattaacaatcaaaaattaatttactttactttattagtattttatcaatgttaaaaataaaaattaaaaaaaaaataatgtatttgTGTTTAtgatacttaaaaaaaagtagtaaaaatttttttttactcattttaaatttcaataaaacattttacatTGTGTTGTTCTTAATTGGagtatttaatttaaataataatatgaatGAAAATAACTTCAAAAGGTTAGTCTTCGGTTACCTAtgatttgatataaaaattttaaattgaataaataaattttatgtcatgttttattatctttagaaaaataaaattcttaactaaattacaatatatttcTGATAATTATTTCCTTCAATACaagaaaaatgatttttattacaaattaaatttgatataaatagTTGGATAagtatgttatatttttttaaatatcaaaatatatatattttattaacatattattattatatttaaattataatattatttactttaaataaaaaaaaattattattattatttttatattttaataaaaaaaaaagattaattttattaatttttcaggataatttaagttaattaagatttaacaaaatcatataactttaaattaaCAGATCATACGAAGTTAGTctaaactttaaatatttgtttgtcaatgattatattcaaaaatttttttaaaaataaataagatatcgcacataatatgataatatgctatataaacaaatatgtatataaacaTTCCCACTAAATGCTTTATGTCTCGTGATTTAtcaaagatttaaaaaaaagattctatattaaatatattaaaatgcaTTGTCATTAATAAGTTGTTTATCAGTagtcatttaattttacaataacctattccaaaaataaaaatcacattttatttaaaataatatcatctTTTGATAGAGcactaatttttatttgatatcaATCAATGCACCAATGATCATATAAAAGATCAcgattgttattttatatttataataactgAAATAGTAttatactaaaatatttttctattaccttatataaatacaacttaaaataagataatttattatatatctaattttttttttgtaataaaatttatcctatttttaaataatattttcttttttttttttaatttattattataattaaataaaaaatattttataaaaaaaaaacattgagtctaattatttgttattattatagtaCAAATATAAATCAGAACTATGTTTATTTACTCCATCACATGACAACTGATTTATTTCctttaattttgtatataatgaatatttatattctttttacaaCAGCTTATCCTTATCTTTTTCATAGTGTTTtgtaatacaataaaatatttaatactttgcatgttttttttatgtttaaacaTTTCTTAAATATCAATTTCAAAGTGatacatattataaatatttgctCTGATAAGCAACATTTTAAATGAGTCACATTgaaattaaatgaatttctttgaaatttatttctCCATCATTGaatcttatatttttactactCTTAACTTTACTAAacacattttaataattatatctacacttaaaagttattattctCATGTTATTAGTAGTATAAACATGTGTAAAATCATTGTCTCAtgtcctttttttttatctttatcaaatttatttgtttatgcacgtaatttatttttataattaatgatatCCTCCTACTTCTATACTAATCttgtatttattatatattctatataaaaaaaaaaagttctcATTCATTACATTAATCGATGATTAACAAAACACCTGCTTGTTTTGACAATAAACCTGTTTAAAATCACCTCCTGTATTCCATCTATCATATATATCCAATACTTTTGacaaattgatttttttctatcacttttaaatacatcaattataatataaaaaccTATTCACCtttaatacattatttattgaGTAAACAAggaaaaatatgttaaaaaaaaacaacaattcATCTTATCTAATTATATACttaagtatataaaaataaataaccaCTACTTTTAATGATGAATTCCTCTATTTAAGAATTATATACAGAAATATATACTATTACTAAATAATATCCCGCCATTATAAAATGTTGACTATTTGTATTTGTCACATACGTTTTAACAAACATTTTTTCATTGTCATtataaaaactaatttttatatttacccCAACTacattattacaattttttttctttttttttataaataacttgtagtacaaaatataatattgttgtcttttttttttcatggTAAAAGAGATATCCATTATTGATCCGATATCTTTAAGCCAGCTGTTTAGTATTTCCTTAGTGTACAATGTAAAcaatatttgtaattttatgtaacttttaatagtaatattttaaaaatacttatttttagacaaaaaaatatatatttattaatgtgTCGAAACTTTGATCTATAATCAACTTAATTGTACATAGTATCTTTTACACAttatatcataattattcaaaaacattccaaatttaataagaaaaattaaatcatgGTAAGTTTTATTTACTAAGTTTTGATtgtaaagtttatttataaatttttgaaacattagaatttttttttttctataaatatttatttttattttttatttatataaatgatgtaggcatatataaatataaattttatagttaaaaataattacctGTATTtgtgttaatattttaagtagtcaaaaaaaatattttatgtcattaaaaagtatttttttttttttaactttaatattaacataaaaatataatatcataGGAGACATAGTCCACCAACATTTCTGTTTTATGTCAgtcatttaatattattataactgATATATGCAGAATTGCTGCGAAATAGAggtgattttttttttatcattatctaTATGTCTTTCCTCCTTAAAGTACAATAGGGTTAGGATGTATTGCGAAACCTTGTCTCTATATGTGTATTTATATAGAgaatatgtttatatatattagagAGTAATGAAAAGAAAGAGAGACACAAGTGGAAGACGATCAATTTTTGAAGTTATTctctttttatttcaaaatcttatgtgatacatttatatttataatatttatatttttattattatttaatttatgttatattttttttttaaatattttttttattttaaagttaatttatattttattttaggtTTTCACCGATCTTCAATCTCATCTTATTCATCAGCAAAATCCAATGCTTCTTCATTCTCAAACAGCAGCTCCAAAAGAATCTATAAGGAATCTTCACCTGTTGATTGAAGCTGAACAAGCTGCTTTGGAAGATAACATCTACTCCAAAGAACTGCTGATGGGGGATGGCATTGTCACGATAACTGAACGTGACAATGAGGTTCTTTGGCTTTGTTCTGCCACAAGACACCTTGAAGCTCCAATGGATACCCTCTCTCTGGCCGTTTCTATTTTTGATCGTGTTTTAAGTTCTGTTCGAGTACAAACACGCTACGCAAATTGTCTTGCTGTTACTTCTCTTATATTAGCTGCAAAGTTTTGGGAAAGAAATGGCAGCGTTTGTGGGGAGCCACGTTATGTTATTCAATCACTCCAATTACCGTATAGTTGTAAAGAAGTTGTAAGGATGGAAGCATTGATTCTTAGACATCTTGATTGGAATCTTACAATACCAACTCCTGAACAATTTCTATTTGAAATGTTGAAACTTCTTGGTATCTCTGAAGCTATAACATCATATGCTTTGATAGAAAATTATTGTGCAATTCTTGGAAAATATCGTTTTTTTTCTGTTCACCGTCCCTCTGTCATTGCTTTGTCACTAATATCTGTGATGCTTGAAATAAAATCTCAAGATTGGATGCGAGTAACAATGGGAATTCAAAAAATGTTCAAGGTtagttattaaaagtattttaaaattaattataaaaaaaatatatttattttagattcCACAAAAAGAGTTACTTTGTTGTCGTGACCAAATGATGAGAACATTCAAATTTTGTCAAAATGATCTCAAAAAGTGGAGTGGTCCTGTTAGTTGTGGTCAATCTACGTCATCAGGAATTTTGAAAAATGCCAATGGATTTGTTAACAAAAGAAGTAAGAAAAGACTTCGTAGGAGGCAGGCAAAAGAGGCAGCTGCTAGTTATACacaaacattattaaaaaatggaGTACAACTGGAAAGTGGCATTGATgttttacatatattatatgatattGGAGCACAACCTAATCTTGTATGCCAATAAAATTAgcgataaattttttatcattgttttattatcattcATTATTATGGGCAtgaattttgattttttctttacctttcttttctttattcttattaatttatgtGTAAGAAAGGAATGATAAGACATACTATCTATTATATACCACAATGGTTTAAATAATTcgctaaaaaaattttcaaaacaaaaaaaatgtaaatattaaaaagaaaattaaaaaaaaaggatttTATGTTTGCCGgcaaactttatttttacaaattctTCCTTAATGAGCATTGTTCCggatataaatgtttttttgtAGACATGATGATAAACGACAGAAattaaattgtatttattcttaattttttttatagtttataGTAATATTGATTTAGACTTTCaggtattttttttgtatcttTTTGTATCctattttgtataaattatagttaatatttattgtatatgagtgaatttattagtatttataaaattatatatctgATAAcctattaatatataattttaataataaaaaattttttattagtaaaaacCCATG
This Strongyloides ratti genome assembly S_ratti_ED321, chromosome : 2 DNA region includes the following protein-coding sequences:
- a CDS encoding GH13992p; its protein translation is MFKNIFGSSKKKEQVPSTQESIQKLRESEEMLIKKQEFLEKKVEAELNLAKQHGTKNKRAALQALKRKKQYEKQLVQLDGVLSTLDFQRQALENANTNANILQVLGDAAKALKKAHNSMDIDQVHDLLEDVAEQNEIANEISDAISNPVGLRNDIDESELLAELEELEQEELEKALADATPVISNKLPTVPTHEIAASQNKKKEAEADLDDLRAWAES
- a CDS encoding DNA/RNA helicase, DEAD/DEAH box type, N-terminal domain and Helicase, superfamily 1/2, ATP-binding domain and P-loop containing nucleoside triphosphate hydrolase domain-containing protein, whose amino-acid sequence is MNTIEFSQPIKHSKINVFCNVCDGDFTETIYSTLQSLNITKLCELQEYLVPAIMEKKYDIFIESPKGTGKTFGYILPIVNYISKVHESNDFEDNGNPFAIILMNDIEMCKKVSSEITRLYSGAKVIRIIGSEKEVNFIKEINNGCDIIVGSIIKFFKIFQPINFPLINIDILKVKFLVIDECEKFISKYWETYLNTICNDTFKKQTSNQIKIFSTCGLENCSAEMFMEKYAQKDYVIMKFFNKISINKEKLVTTFPIISENCPSNYFPKENLNGENSQNSTKHHGIIFSPSHNNIVVNNYTNHQQFTSNQSYKNHLSFPIRNPFYIHNDDSLRSNCVINKSCNVRYNPFRAQIVNPYLTVSPQHILKFGFASNFQYQQNTSPENQNNFHQTDDFKNTGLVKQLDIIEINLFDGYKTLLTVVKHLFNEKNCYKIIVFVTTAEGCNFGSNLCNKNGIQSKMITKNLNICETKANLEYFKSNKNVVLFVEDNYKYSQMDGIHSHVVISLNISETKISFDNKVKYLCDNDNQGGIFIIIGFSKIILQEWIVKEYNFFNVKD
- a CDS encoding Cyclin, N-terminal domain and Cyclin-like domain-containing protein, producing MQNCCEIEVFTDLQSHLIHQQNPMLLHSQTAAPKESIRNLHLLIEAEQAALEDNIYSKELLMGDGIVTITERDNEVLWLCSATRHLEAPMDTLSLAVSIFDRVLSSVRVQTRYANCLAVTSLILAAKFWERNGSVCGEPRYVIQSLQLPYSCKEVVRMEALILRHLDWNLTIPTPEQFLFEMLKLLGISEAITSYALIENYCAILGKYRFFSVHRPSVIALSLISVMLEIKSQDWMRVTMGIQKMFKIPQKELLCCRDQMMRTFKFCQNDLKKWSGPVSCGQSTSSGILKNANGFVNKRSKKRLRRRQAKEAAASYTQTLLKNGVQLESGIDVLHILYDIGAQPNLVCQ